A genomic stretch from Candidatus Nitrososphaera gargensis Ga9.2 includes:
- a CDS encoding ATP-binding protein: protein MIKPLSNRRAIREEREITKIVTKIIIGFLAVAALATGAVGYYMQQSLAGAGAAATTGLVIVIIIVAAAIGAIGALLAVFILLPVRKIEQSAEQIARGNFEVQVYNGKLTKGSYKNSDELVRLMMAFEVMRRKVTEVDANLNKQIKMKTFDLQRINDELVEKEKVLQRANARLTGQSEDLKKMNEELSAKNKELSEANEKLQRLDKMKTDFILVAAHELRTPIQPIMGSVKLAEKGLISNEQAWKSIVTEAKRLSTVATYILDVGKIESGNISYDMKPLSVSELVERISSSSTKFATQDGMISIKIDLDEDVRIMGDRERLVQAFANIIDNAAKFAKNGTITIQTINNDDEGVVEIKIRDDGPGIPDEIMPVLFNKFVTKTKENERGTGLGLFITKSIIEAHSGKISAENNADGKGATFTVSFPIHEKGEVASMSLTD, encoded by the coding sequence GTGATCAAACCCCTCTCAAACAGACGGGCCATTCGAGAGGAGAGAGAAATTACGAAGATAGTAACAAAAATTATTATTGGCTTTCTGGCAGTGGCCGCGCTGGCTACCGGGGCCGTAGGCTACTACATGCAGCAGTCGCTTGCAGGGGCTGGCGCAGCAGCAACAACAGGCTTGGTAATTGTTATTATTATTGTCGCAGCGGCGATTGGCGCCATCGGAGCGTTGCTGGCAGTGTTCATCCTGCTGCCGGTAAGAAAGATCGAGCAGAGTGCAGAGCAGATAGCAAGGGGCAACTTTGAAGTGCAGGTCTATAACGGCAAGCTGACCAAGGGCAGCTACAAGAACTCTGACGAGCTGGTGCGTCTCATGATGGCGTTTGAGGTCATGAGAAGGAAGGTAACAGAAGTAGATGCCAACCTTAACAAGCAGATCAAGATGAAGACTTTTGATCTCCAGCGAATCAATGACGAGCTAGTAGAGAAGGAAAAGGTCCTCCAGCGGGCAAACGCTAGGCTGACCGGCCAAAGTGAAGACCTGAAAAAGATGAACGAAGAGCTGTCGGCAAAGAACAAGGAGCTGTCAGAAGCCAATGAAAAGCTGCAGAGACTGGACAAGATGAAGACCGACTTTATCCTTGTCGCAGCGCACGAGCTCCGCACTCCAATCCAGCCGATAATGGGCTCTGTGAAACTAGCAGAGAAGGGGCTCATCAGCAACGAACAAGCGTGGAAGAGCATCGTGACTGAGGCCAAGAGGCTGTCCACCGTGGCGACCTACATACTGGATGTAGGCAAGATCGAGAGCGGGAATATTTCATACGACATGAAGCCGCTCAGCGTGTCGGAGCTCGTGGAAAGGATATCGTCTTCGTCAACCAAGTTTGCCACCCAGGACGGGATGATAAGCATCAAGATTGACCTGGACGAAGATGTCAGGATAATGGGCGACAGAGAGCGCCTTGTGCAGGCATTTGCGAACATCATTGACAACGCTGCAAAGTTTGCCAAGAATGGTACGATCACCATACAGACCATCAATAACGACGATGAAGGTGTAGTGGAGATCAAGATACGTGACGACGGCCCCGGCATCCCTGACGAGATCATGCCCGTGCTGTTTAACAAGTTTGTCACAAAGACAAAGGAGAACGAGAGAGGCACCGGCCTTGGGCTGTTCATAACAAAGAGCATAATCGAGGCGCACAGCGGCAAGATATCGGCAGAGAACAACGCTGACGGCAAGGGCGCCACGTTTACTGTGTCGTTCCCGATACACGAAAAAGGAGAAGTTGCCTCGATGTCGCTGACTGACTGA
- a CDS encoding pyridoxamine 5'-phosphate oxidase family protein produces the protein MVQIDEDIIRLIIKQDHVVLVGSVSAEGIPNISPRYVLGILQNEKLLFADAFTNKTFHNINSWPKVSVAIFDRDTRGGYQLKGSAEEVTDPKLVLQAETRLKEFGILEKPKKVWTLAVKEVFSLEPSAKSRHSFSPYYR, from the coding sequence TTGGTTCAGATCGATGAGGATATCATCCGGCTCATAATAAAGCAGGACCATGTAGTTCTTGTCGGGAGCGTCAGCGCCGAGGGCATCCCGAACATTTCGCCACGATACGTCCTTGGCATACTGCAGAACGAAAAGCTGCTGTTTGCAGACGCGTTCACGAACAAGACGTTCCATAACATCAATTCATGGCCCAAGGTGTCGGTCGCAATATTTGACAGGGACACGCGGGGCGGATATCAGCTGAAGGGCAGCGCGGAGGAAGTGACCGATCCGAAATTGGTCTTGCAGGCAGAGACCAGACTCAAGGAGTTTGGCATCCTTGAAAAGCCGAAAAAGGTGTGGACTCTGGCAGTAAAAGAAGTATTTTCGCTAGAGCCGAGCGCGAAATCGCGCCACTCCTTTTCGCCGTATTACAGGTAG
- a CDS encoding DUF6290 family protein, whose translation MPTITAELSQKELEAIREYANLCGETISDLIRKALIREATLADGYGADDPAYEYQMMAVPDNGSMKSKEHKIIQENYNKIRRILGWQEITL comes from the coding sequence ATGCCGACTATAACCGCAGAATTAAGCCAGAAAGAACTTGAGGCGATACGGGAATATGCCAATCTGTGCGGCGAGACCATATCAGATCTAATCAGGAAGGCACTGATACGTGAGGCGACTCTGGCCGACGGCTATGGCGCAGACGACCCCGCATACGAGTACCAGATGATGGCCGTCCCCGACAATGGCAGCATGAAAAGTAAAGAGCACAAAATTATTCAAGAAAATTACAACAAGATCAGAAGAATTTTAGGCTGGCAGGAAATAACGTTGTAG
- a CDS encoding PAS domain-containing sensor histidine kinase, whose amino-acid sequence MEQKADRSLEDGRGYPNTYLRTYWILESLYESSPVLYCVVNAAGTILDCNETYARRVGYSRAESVGRSIFNHVGPNSLVAMQEYLEAWEKKGLVENCEVWLKKKDGSVFPALLSAASVHDERGRVVACNIALIDQTDIYKTKRDVEKANEELKIKEQLKNEFIAIASHELRTPIQPLLGYAILAKKGKISQEAAWEGVLREARKLQQLANDILDVSRIESGSLMYQMEKVAINDLLVGVVDSAKTNLAKDVTMDLVIDDASRSLEVNLDRSRITQVLSNVIGNAVKFTEQGSIKVECRAFPGKNRVEIRVIDTGTGIPEQVLPNLFGKFVTKSTGDTDGHGGTGLGLFISKAIVTAHKGEIYGYNNATGGATFTIVLPIDQSNIIRD is encoded by the coding sequence TTGGAACAAAAGGCAGACAGGTCCCTAGAGGATGGTAGAGGATATCCAAACACATATTTGAGGACTTATTGGATACTCGAGAGCCTCTATGAGAGTTCTCCAGTGCTCTACTGCGTCGTAAACGCAGCGGGGACAATACTTGACTGTAACGAGACATACGCAAGGCGCGTCGGATACTCGAGAGCCGAGTCTGTGGGCAGATCGATATTCAACCATGTGGGGCCCAACAGCCTGGTCGCCATGCAAGAGTATCTTGAGGCATGGGAGAAGAAGGGGCTTGTCGAGAACTGCGAAGTATGGCTCAAGAAAAAGGATGGCAGCGTCTTCCCAGCGCTGCTAAGCGCCGCCTCTGTGCACGACGAGCGGGGCAGGGTTGTCGCCTGCAATATCGCGCTGATAGATCAGACCGATATTTACAAGACCAAGAGAGATGTCGAAAAGGCAAATGAGGAGCTAAAGATAAAGGAGCAGCTAAAAAACGAATTTATCGCGATAGCATCACATGAGCTCCGCACCCCAATCCAGCCGCTTCTCGGCTACGCCATCCTTGCAAAGAAGGGCAAGATAAGCCAAGAGGCGGCATGGGAAGGCGTACTTCGGGAGGCGCGCAAGCTGCAGCAGCTGGCAAACGACATCCTTGACGTGAGCAGGATCGAGAGTGGCAGCCTCATGTACCAGATGGAAAAGGTTGCAATAAATGACCTTTTAGTCGGCGTGGTCGACTCTGCAAAGACCAACTTGGCAAAGGACGTGACGATGGACCTTGTGATCGACGACGCTAGCAGGAGCCTAGAAGTCAACCTTGACAGGTCGCGCATAACCCAGGTGCTGTCCAACGTCATCGGCAACGCCGTCAAGTTCACAGAGCAGGGCAGCATAAAGGTAGAATGCCGAGCGTTCCCGGGCAAGAACAGGGTGGAGATCAGGGTAATCGACACGGGCACCGGCATACCAGAGCAGGTACTTCCGAACCTGTTTGGCAAGTTTGTCACAAAGAGCACAGGCGACACGGACGGTCACGGCGGCACAGGGCTCGGCCTTTTCATAAGCAAGGCGATAGTGACTGCCCACAAGGGCGAGATCTATGGATACAACAACGCTACAGGCGGGGCCACATTTACAATAGTCCTGCCCATAGACCAGTCAAACATTATCCGCGACTAG
- a CDS encoding response regulator — protein MKILIAEDEPDIAMQYELALKDRKHDVIITNDGEQCLEAFYHELEKDEPARNRKMMKRPPFDAVILDYRMPKKDGMEVAKEILAIEPKQRILFASAYVLETLVDSVKTLQQVVELIQKPFELDPFVDLIEDKGIYSELEKLNVNAKEIKDLNPTHQQVLDLLEGLKKLQKGRAL, from the coding sequence ATGAAGATACTGATAGCAGAGGATGAGCCAGACATAGCGATGCAGTATGAACTCGCGCTGAAGGACAGGAAGCACGACGTAATAATTACAAACGACGGCGAACAGTGTCTTGAAGCATTTTATCATGAACTGGAAAAGGACGAGCCAGCCCGCAACCGCAAGATGATGAAGAGGCCGCCGTTTGACGCGGTGATTCTGGATTACCGCATGCCAAAAAAGGATGGCATGGAAGTAGCCAAGGAGATCTTGGCGATAGAGCCAAAGCAGAGGATCCTTTTTGCGTCGGCTTATGTGCTTGAGACCTTGGTGGACTCTGTCAAGACCCTGCAGCAGGTTGTCGAACTCATCCAAAAGCCGTTTGAGCTTGACCCGTTCGTAGACCTCATAGAGGACAAGGGGATCTATTCGGAACTGGAAAAGCTGAACGTGAACGCCAAGGAGATCAAGGACCTGAACCCTACGCACCAGCAGGTCCTGGACCTGCTTGAAGGTCTGAAAAAGCTCCAGAAAGGCAGGGCGCTCTAG
- a CDS encoding winged helix-turn-helix domain-containing protein has translation MVHEYRDRVYIRKDVILKLSEYGELNQSKLMSYCGLNNVKHKAIIDDMVEKGLIIRFEEPWGNKTIIKYKVSEKGRAIFQEILEPYEVLFPRSEGEEK, from the coding sequence TTGGTCCACGAATACCGCGACAGGGTCTACATCAGAAAAGACGTGATACTAAAGCTGTCGGAGTACGGCGAGCTCAACCAGAGCAAGCTGATGAGCTACTGCGGCCTGAACAATGTCAAGCACAAGGCAATCATCGACGACATGGTCGAAAAAGGGTTGATAATCCGGTTCGAGGAGCCATGGGGCAACAAGACGATAATCAAGTACAAGGTTTCGGAAAAGGGGCGAGCGATCTTTCAGGAGATACTAGAGCCGTACGAAGTGCTCTTTCCAAGAAGCGAGGGGGAAGAAAAATGA
- a CDS encoding SHOCT domain-containing protein, with the protein MSDQESNRIRRIVGWGIIGLIAVIGVSIALSLYFVPGRPGAFFPFPFGWLGGIFLIFIVFWVAKWFLWPWRGWYRYEYRTAESILKERYAKGEITREQFEQMMHDLERKT; encoded by the coding sequence ATGAGCGATCAGGAATCAAACCGCATCAGGCGAATCGTAGGCTGGGGCATAATAGGACTGATAGCTGTAATAGGGGTGTCGATTGCCCTGTCCCTCTACTTTGTTCCCGGGCGGCCGGGAGCATTCTTCCCATTTCCTTTCGGCTGGCTTGGCGGAATCTTTTTGATATTCATAGTCTTCTGGGTGGCAAAATGGTTCCTCTGGCCTTGGAGGGGATGGTACAGGTACGAATACAGAACTGCTGAATCGATACTCAAGGAAAGGTACGCCAAAGGAGAGATCACGAGAGAGCAATTCGAACAGATGATGCACGACTTGGAACGTAAAACCTAA